The DNA segment GGGTTTTGGATAAAATTAATTTAGGAAATGGTAGCTGGAGAAGAGAGAATCTAGTATTTAATCTAGCCATCGGATACCCATTTTAAAGATATTGATCAAATTATATAACGGATTCTAAAAGAAATATAAATATTTTGCGACACACTTTCATAATTTTACTCTTTATTAGGGACTAGTACATTTGTTTTACACCTGATAAAGTTTTATTAGATGATGAGAAATGTAGGGGTTTCTCATCATCTTTTTTTTTGCAATAATTCAACACTTACCTAAAAAACTTATAAGATGAAAGCACTTTGGAAAGGCGGAATCAGCTTTGGACTAGTAAATATTCCTGTGAGATTGTATAGCGGCGCTGTAACTCACAGAATTGATCTTGACATGATTCGCAAGAAAGATCAATGTGCAATTCAATATGTTAGAGTTTGCAAAGCTGACGGGAAAGAAGTCCCTTGGGACGAAATTGCAAAAGGCTATAAAAAAGAAAATGGTGATTACGTTATTTTAGACAAGGCCGATTTTGAAAAAGCTACTCCCGAAAAAACTCAGACAATCGATATCTTCGAATTTGTTTTAGAGGACGAAATTCCTTCTCAATACCTTGAAAAACCTTATATAGTCGAACCAGCAAAGGAAGCTACTAAAACCTACGCTCTATTGCGTGAAGCATTAAAAAAATCAGGAAAGGTTGGACTGGCAAAATTTGTCCTACGAACTGCTCCTCACTTAGGTATTTTAAAAGTAGAAAATGATGCTATTCTTTTAATTCAAATTAGATTTGATCAAGATTTACGAGACCCATTCGAAGCTAAAATACCCAAATCAGTTAAATTAGAAAAGAAGGAAGTTGAAATGGCTTTATCCATTATAGATCAATTGACAGAAAAATTTGAACCTGAAAAATACAAGGATACTTACAAAGAAGATTTGTTGAAAATTATAAAAGAGAAATCATCCGCTAAACCAGCAAAAAAAGTAGGTAAACGTAAAAAACCTACGGAGTCTGAAGAGGTAGAAGAAGGTGCTGATGAACTATTAGAATTGTTAAAAGCTAGTCTTGATAGCATTAAAAATTAGGATTATGGATTTACAAACATATAATAAG comes from the Flavobacterium ardleyense genome and includes:
- the ku gene encoding non-homologous end joining protein Ku, producing the protein MKALWKGGISFGLVNIPVRLYSGAVTHRIDLDMIRKKDQCAIQYVRVCKADGKEVPWDEIAKGYKKENGDYVILDKADFEKATPEKTQTIDIFEFVLEDEIPSQYLEKPYIVEPAKEATKTYALLREALKKSGKVGLAKFVLRTAPHLGILKVENDAILLIQIRFDQDLRDPFEAKIPKSVKLEKKEVEMALSIIDQLTEKFEPEKYKDTYKEDLLKIIKEKSSAKPAKKVGKRKKPTESEEVEEGADELLELLKASLDSIKN